The sequence AACAGATATAATTGTAGGATTCCCTTTTGAAACTGAGGATGCATTTTTGAATTCCCTTTCGATAATAAGGGAAGCAAACTTTTCGAAGGTGCATGTCTTCAGATACTCAAAGAGGCCTTTTACCCCTGCCTATTACTTTAAAGAAAGCGTCCCTGAAATCACAAAAACAGTGAGAAGCGAGCGTGTTCGAGAGTTTGCAAACGCAATAGCAAAGGAGTTTAAGGAGCGCTTCATTGGGCGTGTAGTCCCTGTGCTTGTGGAGGAAGAGATAAACGGAAACCTCACTGGCTTTACCCCACATTACCTTAAGGTGGAGTTTAAAGGAAACGCCCCAATAAACTCAATTGCAATGGTTAAAGTCCTCTCGGTTTCACCTGAAGTTATGTATGGGGAATTAGTCTCCTTTGCATAGGTCTTTAAGGTACTTTTTGAGTTCGGCACTTAAGTCTTCTCTCTTCAAGGAAAATGCAATGTTTGCCTTTATAAGCCCAAGTTTTTCGCCAACATCATAACGAGTGCCCTCAAATTCGTAAGCAAAGACTCTTTCGTTTAAAAGGAGTTTTCTTATCGCATCAGTTAATTGTATTTCTCCGTTTTTACCTGGCTCTGTTTTTTCGAGTGCATCGAAAATCGTGTTGTTGAGGATATATCTTCCGACTATTGCAAGGTTTGAAGGGGCTTCCATCGGGTCGGGCTTCTCTACAAGGTCTTTTACATCATACACATGTTCTCCAATTTTCTTTCCTTCGATTATGCCATAGGACTTAACATCCTGCATTGGTACCTTCATGACAGCGATGACATTTCCGCCGTATTTTTTGTGTATGTCAATCATTTGCTTCAAAACAGGGACTTCTGCGTCTATGATATCATCTGCAAGGAGTACCCCAAAGTACTCGTCGTTAATGAAGCCTTTTGCCTGGTATACTGCATCGCCAAGCCCCCTTGCTAACTTCTGCCTCACGTAGAAAATCGATGCAAGTTCGCTTGTTTCCCTTACTATCTTTAAAAGGTCGTGCTTTCCTTTTTGCTCAAGTTCGTTTTCGAGTTCAATTGCGTAGTCAAAGTAATCTTCGATTGCCCTTTTTCCTCTTCCCGTTACAAGGAGGATGTCTTTAATGCCAGAGTTTATTGCTTCCTCCACTACATACTGCACTGCTGGCTTATCTACAATTGGGAGCATCTCTTTTGGCTGAGACTTTGTAATGGGAAGAAGCCTCGTTCCAAAGCCACCTACAGGGATTACGACTTTCTTTAAATCTTTCATACTGCCTCCTTTCTTTCCAAGGTAATTATATCCAAATTTATATTTCTCCGATAAGGACCTCAGGTTTTGAAAAAATCCTTATGGGGAAGTGGCTTTCGCCAATGCCTCTATTCACATACATTGTTGTTGAATTATTTCTAAAAATTCCGTACAGGAACCTTGAACCATACTTCGAAGGTGAGTATATCGCAAACTTCAAGAAAGGAAGCCTTACCTGTCCTCCGTGAAGGTGCCCTGCAAGAACAAGATCAATGTTTTGTGCAACTGCTTCATAAAATATGTCAGGCGAGTGTGCTAAAAGGATTGTGTAGAGGGTTTTATCGATATTCGACATCGCCTTTTTGAGGTCTGCTCTTTTTGTGTAAGGGTCTGAAACCCCAATAATGTTTATCTTCGTATCCCATTTTTCGAATATAATGCTTTCGTTTTCAAGGACGATTATTGAAAGTGATTTGAGGGCGTTTTTTAAATTCTCGACATCCCTTACCTTATAGTCCCAATTTCCGAGAACGAAGTAAACGGGCTTTCCGAGATCTACGATCTTTTTTAAGTAATTCGATGCGACAAAGTTTCTTCTGTAGTTTACTATATCTCCCGTAATGAAAATTACATCAGGAGCTCCCTCTTTTAGGATTTCGAGGACTTTTTTCTCACGGATACTTTCTCTTGAAAAATGGAGGTCTGTAATGTGAGCAAACTTTATTCCAAGGTTACTTCCAAACGAGATGTGCGTAGTCTCGACCTGTAAGCGCTCGATAAATATCCCATATATGAGGACAAGCGAAACGATAACAACTGATATAGTAACAAACATTATTATTTAATTTCTTTTCGCCTTATGAACTTTCCACCCTCAGCAGTTATGAGGAGAACATCAATTGGTCCTCCTACTGTTTTTGGTCTTGCCTGGAAGCGCATTGTGTCGATGGTTGTTTGTATTGCGTAAACCGCAAAATCAATTGCATCTTGTATGGGCATTGCATCCCACAGGATTGGCGACTTTGGAATTTGAACACAATTTCCCTGAGGGTCTTTTACAAATACAGGGTTCAAGATCTCGTTAAGGATATCTCCTTCTCCTCCCCAACTTGCACCGTATAGAACTTTCTTCATTTCAGGTGAATAATTAACCCTCACCTTTTCGTTTCTCTTTATGTTTATATGGTAAACATAAGGAACGCTACTTTTCCCTTCCTTTACATAGCCTGCGATATGGAAAGAAGTGTCTGCGTTTGGAAATGAAGGCCTGAAGAAATTGAGAAGTTTGTTAGTTATTTCCTCGACTGTGTCGTGGGGCTGGACTATCTCCTCTTCGAACTTTTGGATGTAGAAGTCCATTGGGATACCGCCTAAAAATGTTTCTCCAAAA is a genomic window of Caldisericum sp. containing:
- a CDS encoding metallophosphoesterase, with product MFVTISVVIVSLVLIYGIFIERLQVETTHISFGSNLGIKFAHITDLHFSRESIREKKVLEILKEGAPDVIFITGDIVNYRRNFVASNYLKKIVDLGKPVYFVLGNWDYKVRDVENLKNALKSLSIIVLENESIIFEKWDTKINIIGVSDPYTKRADLKKAMSNIDKTLYTILLAHSPDIFYEAVAQNIDLVLAGHLHGGQVRLPFLKFAIYSPSKYGSRFLYGIFRNNSTTMYVNRGIGESHFPIRIFSKPEVLIGEI
- the galU gene encoding UTP--glucose-1-phosphate uridylyltransferase GalU — encoded protein: MKDLKKVVIPVGGFGTRLLPITKSQPKEMLPIVDKPAVQYVVEEAINSGIKDILLVTGRGKRAIEDYFDYAIELENELEQKGKHDLLKIVRETSELASIFYVRQKLARGLGDAVYQAKGFINDEYFGVLLADDIIDAEVPVLKQMIDIHKKYGGNVIAVMKVPMQDVKSYGIIEGKKIGEHVYDVKDLVEKPDPMEAPSNLAIVGRYILNNTIFDALEKTEPGKNGEIQLTDAIRKLLLNERVFAYEFEGTRYDVGEKLGLIKANIAFSLKREDLSAELKKYLKDLCKGD